One Prinia subflava isolate CZ2003 ecotype Zambia chromosome 8, Cam_Psub_1.2, whole genome shotgun sequence DNA window includes the following coding sequences:
- the CTCFL gene encoding transcriptional repressor CTCFL — translation MALTLRAGICVFYDRGLAQIHVLQEEGQEKSAESKATEKAPDTLLMEPVPNKVKQLSPSEEAEGKEVFSSVGEAKSQSCKGGDDLSDLLNESKEQEYPTASEQTDVTNLKNLKSVAHAPHQEKGEKEFLNCFFCTFTSVKLSGLRHHLKTRSEEKRHVCHLCPKAFRTATLLHNHVNTHTGTKPHKCSECDTAFVTRGELSRHRRYKHTLEKPFKCTICEYSSVEACKMRRHVRSHTGERPYPCPLCSYASRDAYKLKRHMLTHTGEKRYECYVCQARFTQSGTMKNHMLQKHGENVPKHQCPHCSTFLSRKSDLGVHLRNLHSYVEEAVKCRDCGAAFHERYAFLQHRKTHRGEKRFRCAQCSCTQVFQIPKKILLTLVVVVSNMCKHAENCGLVRAKTATPRKRSKSKNKIHENPKRAKPEVALKSFQGDSAMKNEHCASEIVPVLAGAETARNNSLNGSST, via the exons ATGGCCCTGACCCTACGGGCCGGCATCTGCGTGTTCTATGACCGGGGGCTGGCCCAGATCCATGTTTTGCAAGAAGAAGGGCAAGAAAAGAGTGCAGAAAGCAAGGCGACAGAGAAAGCACCAGACACGCTCCTGATGGAGCCAGTCCCGAATAAGGTGAAA CAACTGAGCCCATCTGaagaggcagaaggaaaggaagttttttcttctgttgggGAAGCAAAGAGTCAGAGCTGCAAAGGGGGTGATGATTTGTCAGACTTACTCAATGAAAGTAAAGAGCAGGAATATCCAACTGCATCAGAACAAACAGATGTAACAAATCTCAAGAATCTAAAATCTGTGGCTCATGCTCCACATcaggaaaaag gagaaaaagaatttttaaactgttttttctgCACATTCACCTCAGTCAAGTTATCAGGTCTGAGGCATCATTTGAAAACCCGTTCAGAGGAGAAACGTCACGTGTGTCACCTCTGCCCGAAGGCCTTCCGTACAGCAACCCTGCTGCACAACCACgtgaacacacacacag GGACCAAACCCCATAAATGCAGTGAGTGTGACACAGCCTTTGTGACCCGAGGGGAGCTTTCACGACACAGGAGGTACAAACACACTTTGGAGAAGCCTTTCAAGTGCACAATTTGTGAATACTCCAGTGTAGAA GCCTGCAAGATGCGGCGCCACGTTCGCTCACACACGGGGGAGCGGCCCtacccctgtcccctgtgcagCTATGCAAGCAGAGATGCCTACAAGCTGAAAAGGCACATGTTAACCCACACAG gtGAAAAACGCTATGAATGTTACGTTTGCCAAGCCAGATTCACTCAAAGTGGAACCATGAAAAACCATATGTTACAGAAGCATGGAGAAAATGTGCCAAAACACCAATGTCCACACTGTAGTACTTTCCTCTCCCGAAAAAGTGATTTGG GTGTCCACCTGAGGAATCTGCATTCCTACGTGGAGGAGGCAGTGAAGTGCAGGGACTGTGGGGCAGCTTTCCACGAGCGCTACGCTTtcctccagcacaggaagaCTCACAGGGGTGAGAAAAGATTCAGATGTGCTCagtgcagctgcacacaggTATTTCAGATCCCCAAGAAAATACTGCTCActctggtggtggtggtg AGTAATATGTGTAAGCATGCTGAAAACTGTGGATTGGTGAGGGCAAAAACTGCTACAcccagaaaaagaagcaaaagcaaaaataaaatccatgaGAACCCGAAGCGTGCTAAGCCAGAAG ttgCCCTGAAATCATTCCAAGGTGACTCTGCTATGAAAAATGAACACTGTGCCAGTGAGATTGTTCCTGTTTTAGCTGGGGCAGAAACAGCAAGAAACAACTCATTAAATGGATCCTCAACATGA